From a region of the Haematobia irritans isolate KBUSLIRL chromosome 4, ASM5000362v1, whole genome shotgun sequence genome:
- the LOC142234379 gene encoding insulin-like peptide 1: MKLLSVLIIFVVIYEIHCDGSRFCGPYLAQVLEMVCVNGYNGLSLNKRSGSKHLHQDLSILDKMNEIDDDTTIKSDSLLNALLFGDHANTLAKTRRHRQASGVYYECCLKACTTDELAGYCL; this comes from the exons ATGAAACTACTAAGTgttcttataatttttgttgttatctACGAAATTCACTGTGACGGCTCTCGTTTCTGTGGTCCGTATTTAGCTCAAGTTCTAGAAATGGTCTGCGTAAATGGCTATAATGGATTGTCATTGAATAAAAGATCTGGCAGCAAGCACC TTCATCAAGACCTTAGTATTTTGGATAAGATGAATGAGATCGATGACGATACTACAATTAAATcggattctcttttaaatgcccTACTGTTCGGAGATCATGCCAACACTCTAGCTAAAACCCGAAGGCATCGCCAAGCTTCAGGCGTATACTACGAATGCTGCCTAAAAGCATGTACCACAGACGAATTGGCTGGctattgtttgtaa